One segment of Macrotis lagotis isolate mMagLag1 chromosome 1, bilby.v1.9.chrom.fasta, whole genome shotgun sequence DNA contains the following:
- the EPN1 gene encoding epsin-1 isoform X1 — protein sequence MSTSSLRRQMKNIVHNYSEAEIKVREATSNDPWGPSSSLMSEIADLTYNVVAFSEIMSMIWKRLNDHGKNWRHVYKAMTLMEYLIKTGSERVSQQCKENMYAVQTLKDFQYVDRDGKDQGVNVREKAKQLVALLRDEDRLREERAHALKTKEKLAQTATASSAAVGSGAPPEAEQAWPQSSGEEELQLQLALAMSKEEADQLFLRPGPPSCSLSPPCQPPPCGPEDDVQLQLALSLSREEHDKEERIRRGDDLRLQMAIEESKRETGGKEESSLMDLADVFTAPAPPPSSDPWGGPVLAAVPPSDPWGGPSGPPVPPSADPWGGPAPTPASGDPWRPTPPPGPAADPWGGPPAPPAGEGGTPDPWGGADGPGGAPVSGPSSSADPWAPAPAFSDPWGGSPAKPSTNGTPVTGGFDAEPDEFSDFDRLRTALPTSGSSTGELELLAGEVPARSPGAFDLSGLGGSLAEAVASPPPTVPPAPTPPTRKTPESFLGPNAALVDLDSLVTRPGPAPPGPKASNPFLPTGAPGTTTGPSLTNPFQPPPPATLTLNQLRLSPVPPGPGAPPAFISPMGGGPGLPPMMPPGPPAPNTNPFLL from the exons ATGTCCACGTCCTCGCTGCGCCGCCAGATGAAGAACATCGTGCACAACTACTCGGAGGCGGAGATCAAGGTGCGGGAGGCCACCAGCAACGACCCCTGGGGACCCTCCAGCTCCCTCATGTCCGAGATCGCCGACCTCACCTACAACGTGGTGGCCTTCTCGGAGATCATGAGCATGATCTGGAAGCGGCTCAACGACCACGGCAAGAACTGGAGGCACGTGTACAAG GCCATGACGCTCATGGAGTATCTCATCAAGACCGGCTCGGAGCGGGTGTCCCAGCAGTGCAAGGAGAACATGTATGCCGTGCAGACCCTGAAGGACTTCCAGTACGTGGACAGGGACGGCAAGGACCAAGGCGTCAACGTGCGTGAGAAGGCCAAGCAGCTGGTGGCCCTGCTGCGGGACGAGGACCGCCTGCGCGAAGAGCGGGCCCACGCCCTCAAGACCAAGGAGAAACTGGCCCAGACGGCTACAG CATCCTCGGCAGCCGTGGGCTCTGGGGCACCCCCAGAGGCAGAGCAGGCCTGGCCTCAGAGCAGTGGGGAGGAAGAACTGCAGCTGCAGCTGGCCCTGGCCATGAGCAAGGAAGAGGCTGATCAG CTCTTTCTCCGTCCCGGCCCCCCCTCAtgttctctctccccaccctgcCAGCCCCCACCCTGTGGCCCTGAGGATGACGTCCAGCTCCAGCTGGCCCTTAGTTTGAGCCGGGAGGAGCATGACAAG GAGGAGCGGATCCGTCGTGGAGATGACCTGAGGCTGCAGATGGCGATCGAGGAAAGCAAGAGAGAGACGGGGGGCAAGGAGGAG tCATCTCTCATGGATCTGGCTGATGTCTTCACGGCCCCTGCCCCCCCACCCTCCTCTGATCCCTGGGGTGGTCCTGTCCTTGCAGCGGTCCCACCCTCTGACCCCTGGGGGGGACCCTCAGgaccccctgtccccccctcagCTGACCCCTGGGGAGGTCCAGCTCCCACCCCTGCCTCTGGGGACCCCTGGAGACCTACCCCACCCCCTGGCCCTGCAGCTGATCCCTGGGGGGGCCCTCCTGCTCCCCCTGCTGGAGAGGGGGGTACCCCAGACCCCTGGGGGGGAGCTGATG GCCCAGGTGGAGCCCCAGTCAGTGGCCCATCCTCCTCTGCTGACCCGTGGGCACCAGCGCCGGCCTTCTCAGACCCCTGGGGAGGCTCCCCAGCAAAGCCCAGCACCAACGGCACCCCAG TGACCGGGGGCTTTGACGCAGAGCCGGATGAATTTTCTGACTTTGACCGCCTTCGGACAGCACTGCCCACCTCAGGTAGCAGCACAG GGGAGCTGGAGCTTCTGGCTGGAGAGGTCCCGGCACGGAGCCCCGGGGCATTCGACCTCAGTGGATTGGGGGGCTCTCTGGCGGAGGCCGTGGCGAGTCCCCCACCGACAGTACCACCCGCCCCCACGCCGCCAACACGAAAGACGCCGGAGTCATTTCTGGGGCCCAACGCCGCCCTCGTGGACCTGGACTCTTTGGTGACTCGACCAGGGCCCGCCCCGCCAGGACCCAAGGCCTCTAACCCCTTCCTGCCAACCG GAGCCCCTGGCACGACCACTGGCCCGTCCCTCACCAACCCCTTCCAGCCTCCGCCTCCAGCCACGCTCACTCTGAACCAGCTGCGTCTTAGTCCTGTGCCCCCTGGTCCTGGGGCCCCACCGGCCTTCATCTCACCCATGGGGGGGGGCCCTGGCCTGCCTCCCATGATGCCCCCAGGACCCCCAGCCCCTAACACTAATCCTTTCCTCCTATAA
- the EPN1 gene encoding epsin-1 isoform X3 gives MSTSSLRRQMKNIVHNYSEAEIKVREATSNDPWGPSSSLMSEIADLTYNVVAFSEIMSMIWKRLNDHGKNWRHVYKAMTLMEYLIKTGSERVSQQCKENMYAVQTLKDFQYVDRDGKDQGVNVREKAKQLVALLRDEDRLREERAHALKTKEKLAQTATASSAAVGSGAPPEAEQAWPQSSGEEELQLQLALAMSKEEADQPPPCGPEDDVQLQLALSLSREEHDKEERIRRGDDLRLQMAIEESKRETGGKEESSLMDLADVFTAPAPPPSSDPWGGPVLAAVPPSDPWGGPSGPPVPPSADPWGGPAPTPASGDPWRPTPPPGPAADPWGGPPAPPAGEGGTPDPWGGADGPGGAPVSGPSSSADPWAPAPAFSDPWGGSPAKPSTNGTPVTGGFDAEPDEFSDFDRLRTALPTSGSSTGELELLAGEVPARSPGAFDLSGLGGSLAEAVASPPPTVPPAPTPPTRKTPESFLGPNAALVDLDSLVTRPGPAPPGPKASNPFLPTGAPGTTTGPSLTNPFQPPPPATLTLNQLRLSPVPPGPGAPPAFISPMGGGPGLPPMMPPGPPAPNTNPFLL, from the exons ATGTCCACGTCCTCGCTGCGCCGCCAGATGAAGAACATCGTGCACAACTACTCGGAGGCGGAGATCAAGGTGCGGGAGGCCACCAGCAACGACCCCTGGGGACCCTCCAGCTCCCTCATGTCCGAGATCGCCGACCTCACCTACAACGTGGTGGCCTTCTCGGAGATCATGAGCATGATCTGGAAGCGGCTCAACGACCACGGCAAGAACTGGAGGCACGTGTACAAG GCCATGACGCTCATGGAGTATCTCATCAAGACCGGCTCGGAGCGGGTGTCCCAGCAGTGCAAGGAGAACATGTATGCCGTGCAGACCCTGAAGGACTTCCAGTACGTGGACAGGGACGGCAAGGACCAAGGCGTCAACGTGCGTGAGAAGGCCAAGCAGCTGGTGGCCCTGCTGCGGGACGAGGACCGCCTGCGCGAAGAGCGGGCCCACGCCCTCAAGACCAAGGAGAAACTGGCCCAGACGGCTACAG CATCCTCGGCAGCCGTGGGCTCTGGGGCACCCCCAGAGGCAGAGCAGGCCTGGCCTCAGAGCAGTGGGGAGGAAGAACTGCAGCTGCAGCTGGCCCTGGCCATGAGCAAGGAAGAGGCTGATCAG CCCCCACCCTGTGGCCCTGAGGATGACGTCCAGCTCCAGCTGGCCCTTAGTTTGAGCCGGGAGGAGCATGACAAG GAGGAGCGGATCCGTCGTGGAGATGACCTGAGGCTGCAGATGGCGATCGAGGAAAGCAAGAGAGAGACGGGGGGCAAGGAGGAG tCATCTCTCATGGATCTGGCTGATGTCTTCACGGCCCCTGCCCCCCCACCCTCCTCTGATCCCTGGGGTGGTCCTGTCCTTGCAGCGGTCCCACCCTCTGACCCCTGGGGGGGACCCTCAGgaccccctgtccccccctcagCTGACCCCTGGGGAGGTCCAGCTCCCACCCCTGCCTCTGGGGACCCCTGGAGACCTACCCCACCCCCTGGCCCTGCAGCTGATCCCTGGGGGGGCCCTCCTGCTCCCCCTGCTGGAGAGGGGGGTACCCCAGACCCCTGGGGGGGAGCTGATG GCCCAGGTGGAGCCCCAGTCAGTGGCCCATCCTCCTCTGCTGACCCGTGGGCACCAGCGCCGGCCTTCTCAGACCCCTGGGGAGGCTCCCCAGCAAAGCCCAGCACCAACGGCACCCCAG TGACCGGGGGCTTTGACGCAGAGCCGGATGAATTTTCTGACTTTGACCGCCTTCGGACAGCACTGCCCACCTCAGGTAGCAGCACAG GGGAGCTGGAGCTTCTGGCTGGAGAGGTCCCGGCACGGAGCCCCGGGGCATTCGACCTCAGTGGATTGGGGGGCTCTCTGGCGGAGGCCGTGGCGAGTCCCCCACCGACAGTACCACCCGCCCCCACGCCGCCAACACGAAAGACGCCGGAGTCATTTCTGGGGCCCAACGCCGCCCTCGTGGACCTGGACTCTTTGGTGACTCGACCAGGGCCCGCCCCGCCAGGACCCAAGGCCTCTAACCCCTTCCTGCCAACCG GAGCCCCTGGCACGACCACTGGCCCGTCCCTCACCAACCCCTTCCAGCCTCCGCCTCCAGCCACGCTCACTCTGAACCAGCTGCGTCTTAGTCCTGTGCCCCCTGGTCCTGGGGCCCCACCGGCCTTCATCTCACCCATGGGGGGGGGCCCTGGCCTGCCTCCCATGATGCCCCCAGGACCCCCAGCCCCTAACACTAATCCTTTCCTCCTATAA
- the EPN1 gene encoding epsin-1 isoform X2, whose amino-acid sequence MSTSSLRRQMKNIVHNYSEAEIKVREATSNDPWGPSSSLMSEIADLTYNVVAFSEIMSMIWKRLNDHGKNWRHVYKAMTLMEYLIKTGSERVSQQCKENMYAVQTLKDFQYVDRDGKDQGVNVREKAKQLVALLRDEDRLREERAHALKTKEKLAQTATASSAAVGSGAPPEAEQAWPQSSGEEELQLQLALAMSKEEADQLFLRPGPPSCSLSPPCQPPPCGPEDDVQLQLALSLSREEHDKEERIRRGDDLRLQMAIEESKRETGGKEESSLMDLADVFTAPAPPPSSDPWGGPVLAAVPPSDPWGGPSGPPVPPSADPWGGPAPTPASGDPWRPTPPPGPAADPWGGPPAPPAGEGGTPDPWGGADGPGGAPVSGPSSSADPWAPAPAFSDPWGGSPAKPSTNGTPEPDEFSDFDRLRTALPTSGSSTGELELLAGEVPARSPGAFDLSGLGGSLAEAVASPPPTVPPAPTPPTRKTPESFLGPNAALVDLDSLVTRPGPAPPGPKASNPFLPTGAPGTTTGPSLTNPFQPPPPATLTLNQLRLSPVPPGPGAPPAFISPMGGGPGLPPMMPPGPPAPNTNPFLL is encoded by the exons ATGTCCACGTCCTCGCTGCGCCGCCAGATGAAGAACATCGTGCACAACTACTCGGAGGCGGAGATCAAGGTGCGGGAGGCCACCAGCAACGACCCCTGGGGACCCTCCAGCTCCCTCATGTCCGAGATCGCCGACCTCACCTACAACGTGGTGGCCTTCTCGGAGATCATGAGCATGATCTGGAAGCGGCTCAACGACCACGGCAAGAACTGGAGGCACGTGTACAAG GCCATGACGCTCATGGAGTATCTCATCAAGACCGGCTCGGAGCGGGTGTCCCAGCAGTGCAAGGAGAACATGTATGCCGTGCAGACCCTGAAGGACTTCCAGTACGTGGACAGGGACGGCAAGGACCAAGGCGTCAACGTGCGTGAGAAGGCCAAGCAGCTGGTGGCCCTGCTGCGGGACGAGGACCGCCTGCGCGAAGAGCGGGCCCACGCCCTCAAGACCAAGGAGAAACTGGCCCAGACGGCTACAG CATCCTCGGCAGCCGTGGGCTCTGGGGCACCCCCAGAGGCAGAGCAGGCCTGGCCTCAGAGCAGTGGGGAGGAAGAACTGCAGCTGCAGCTGGCCCTGGCCATGAGCAAGGAAGAGGCTGATCAG CTCTTTCTCCGTCCCGGCCCCCCCTCAtgttctctctccccaccctgcCAGCCCCCACCCTGTGGCCCTGAGGATGACGTCCAGCTCCAGCTGGCCCTTAGTTTGAGCCGGGAGGAGCATGACAAG GAGGAGCGGATCCGTCGTGGAGATGACCTGAGGCTGCAGATGGCGATCGAGGAAAGCAAGAGAGAGACGGGGGGCAAGGAGGAG tCATCTCTCATGGATCTGGCTGATGTCTTCACGGCCCCTGCCCCCCCACCCTCCTCTGATCCCTGGGGTGGTCCTGTCCTTGCAGCGGTCCCACCCTCTGACCCCTGGGGGGGACCCTCAGgaccccctgtccccccctcagCTGACCCCTGGGGAGGTCCAGCTCCCACCCCTGCCTCTGGGGACCCCTGGAGACCTACCCCACCCCCTGGCCCTGCAGCTGATCCCTGGGGGGGCCCTCCTGCTCCCCCTGCTGGAGAGGGGGGTACCCCAGACCCCTGGGGGGGAGCTGATG GCCCAGGTGGAGCCCCAGTCAGTGGCCCATCCTCCTCTGCTGACCCGTGGGCACCAGCGCCGGCCTTCTCAGACCCCTGGGGAGGCTCCCCAGCAAAGCCCAGCACCAACGGCACCCCAG AGCCGGATGAATTTTCTGACTTTGACCGCCTTCGGACAGCACTGCCCACCTCAGGTAGCAGCACAG GGGAGCTGGAGCTTCTGGCTGGAGAGGTCCCGGCACGGAGCCCCGGGGCATTCGACCTCAGTGGATTGGGGGGCTCTCTGGCGGAGGCCGTGGCGAGTCCCCCACCGACAGTACCACCCGCCCCCACGCCGCCAACACGAAAGACGCCGGAGTCATTTCTGGGGCCCAACGCCGCCCTCGTGGACCTGGACTCTTTGGTGACTCGACCAGGGCCCGCCCCGCCAGGACCCAAGGCCTCTAACCCCTTCCTGCCAACCG GAGCCCCTGGCACGACCACTGGCCCGTCCCTCACCAACCCCTTCCAGCCTCCGCCTCCAGCCACGCTCACTCTGAACCAGCTGCGTCTTAGTCCTGTGCCCCCTGGTCCTGGGGCCCCACCGGCCTTCATCTCACCCATGGGGGGGGGCCCTGGCCTGCCTCCCATGATGCCCCCAGGACCCCCAGCCCCTAACACTAATCCTTTCCTCCTATAA
- the EPN1 gene encoding epsin-1 isoform X4, which translates to MSTSSLRRQMKNIVHNYSEAEIKVREATSNDPWGPSSSLMSEIADLTYNVVAFSEIMSMIWKRLNDHGKNWRHVYKAMTLMEYLIKTGSERVSQQCKENMYAVQTLKDFQYVDRDGKDQGVNVREKAKQLVALLRDEDRLREERAHALKTKEKLAQTATASSAAVGSGAPPEAEQAWPQSSGEEELQLQLALAMSKEEADQEERIRRGDDLRLQMAIEESKRETGGKEESSLMDLADVFTAPAPPPSSDPWGGPVLAAVPPSDPWGGPSGPPVPPSADPWGGPAPTPASGDPWRPTPPPGPAADPWGGPPAPPAGEGGTPDPWGGADGPGGAPVSGPSSSADPWAPAPAFSDPWGGSPAKPSTNGTPVTGGFDAEPDEFSDFDRLRTALPTSGSSTGELELLAGEVPARSPGAFDLSGLGGSLAEAVASPPPTVPPAPTPPTRKTPESFLGPNAALVDLDSLVTRPGPAPPGPKASNPFLPTGAPGTTTGPSLTNPFQPPPPATLTLNQLRLSPVPPGPGAPPAFISPMGGGPGLPPMMPPGPPAPNTNPFLL; encoded by the exons ATGTCCACGTCCTCGCTGCGCCGCCAGATGAAGAACATCGTGCACAACTACTCGGAGGCGGAGATCAAGGTGCGGGAGGCCACCAGCAACGACCCCTGGGGACCCTCCAGCTCCCTCATGTCCGAGATCGCCGACCTCACCTACAACGTGGTGGCCTTCTCGGAGATCATGAGCATGATCTGGAAGCGGCTCAACGACCACGGCAAGAACTGGAGGCACGTGTACAAG GCCATGACGCTCATGGAGTATCTCATCAAGACCGGCTCGGAGCGGGTGTCCCAGCAGTGCAAGGAGAACATGTATGCCGTGCAGACCCTGAAGGACTTCCAGTACGTGGACAGGGACGGCAAGGACCAAGGCGTCAACGTGCGTGAGAAGGCCAAGCAGCTGGTGGCCCTGCTGCGGGACGAGGACCGCCTGCGCGAAGAGCGGGCCCACGCCCTCAAGACCAAGGAGAAACTGGCCCAGACGGCTACAG CATCCTCGGCAGCCGTGGGCTCTGGGGCACCCCCAGAGGCAGAGCAGGCCTGGCCTCAGAGCAGTGGGGAGGAAGAACTGCAGCTGCAGCTGGCCCTGGCCATGAGCAAGGAAGAGGCTGATCAG GAGGAGCGGATCCGTCGTGGAGATGACCTGAGGCTGCAGATGGCGATCGAGGAAAGCAAGAGAGAGACGGGGGGCAAGGAGGAG tCATCTCTCATGGATCTGGCTGATGTCTTCACGGCCCCTGCCCCCCCACCCTCCTCTGATCCCTGGGGTGGTCCTGTCCTTGCAGCGGTCCCACCCTCTGACCCCTGGGGGGGACCCTCAGgaccccctgtccccccctcagCTGACCCCTGGGGAGGTCCAGCTCCCACCCCTGCCTCTGGGGACCCCTGGAGACCTACCCCACCCCCTGGCCCTGCAGCTGATCCCTGGGGGGGCCCTCCTGCTCCCCCTGCTGGAGAGGGGGGTACCCCAGACCCCTGGGGGGGAGCTGATG GCCCAGGTGGAGCCCCAGTCAGTGGCCCATCCTCCTCTGCTGACCCGTGGGCACCAGCGCCGGCCTTCTCAGACCCCTGGGGAGGCTCCCCAGCAAAGCCCAGCACCAACGGCACCCCAG TGACCGGGGGCTTTGACGCAGAGCCGGATGAATTTTCTGACTTTGACCGCCTTCGGACAGCACTGCCCACCTCAGGTAGCAGCACAG GGGAGCTGGAGCTTCTGGCTGGAGAGGTCCCGGCACGGAGCCCCGGGGCATTCGACCTCAGTGGATTGGGGGGCTCTCTGGCGGAGGCCGTGGCGAGTCCCCCACCGACAGTACCACCCGCCCCCACGCCGCCAACACGAAAGACGCCGGAGTCATTTCTGGGGCCCAACGCCGCCCTCGTGGACCTGGACTCTTTGGTGACTCGACCAGGGCCCGCCCCGCCAGGACCCAAGGCCTCTAACCCCTTCCTGCCAACCG GAGCCCCTGGCACGACCACTGGCCCGTCCCTCACCAACCCCTTCCAGCCTCCGCCTCCAGCCACGCTCACTCTGAACCAGCTGCGTCTTAGTCCTGTGCCCCCTGGTCCTGGGGCCCCACCGGCCTTCATCTCACCCATGGGGGGGGGCCCTGGCCTGCCTCCCATGATGCCCCCAGGACCCCCAGCCCCTAACACTAATCCTTTCCTCCTATAA